One genomic region from Pseudomonas sp. R5-89-07 encodes:
- a CDS encoding LysE family translocator, with protein MLSTFMPFMLFAFVASITPGPTNVLVLSNSARYGFKAALPIIFGACAGAAGIVLLVGSGIGQSLTHLPKVQSAMQWAGVAWLSYLAWQIFSAPPQAVGPQATHKRLGLTSAASLQLINPKTWMMAVAVVSVFAGNGPDRQGQVLSLSLVFFIISLPCLAAWAVLGAGSSRWLRSATAMQRFNQCMALLLLGSTWLSLLI; from the coding sequence ATGCTGTCCACCTTCATGCCGTTCATGCTGTTCGCTTTCGTCGCCTCGATTACCCCCGGCCCCACCAATGTGCTGGTGCTCAGTAACAGCGCGCGCTATGGCTTCAAGGCTGCGCTGCCGATCATTTTCGGCGCGTGCGCGGGTGCGGCGGGGATTGTCTTGCTGGTGGGCTCAGGCATCGGTCAATCGCTGACCCATCTGCCCAAGGTGCAAAGCGCCATGCAATGGGCCGGCGTTGCCTGGTTGAGCTACCTGGCCTGGCAGATTTTCAGCGCACCGCCCCAGGCCGTCGGCCCGCAAGCCACCCACAAGCGCCTGGGCCTGACCAGCGCTGCCAGCCTGCAGCTGATCAACCCGAAAACCTGGATGATGGCCGTGGCCGTGGTCAGTGTATTTGCGGGCAATGGCCCGGACCGCCAAGGGCAGGTGCTGTCGTTGTCGCTGGTGTTCTTCATAATTTCCCTGCCCTGCCTCGCGGCCTGGGCAGTGTTAGGGGCCGGCTCGAGCCGGTGGCTGCGCTCAGCCACCGCCATGCAACGCTTCAACCAGTGCATGGCCTTGCTCCTGTTGGGGTCGACCTGGTTGAGCCTGCTGATCTGA
- a CDS encoding sugar phosphate isomerase/epimerase encodes MHEYPVSISLSSYGAELVRQQGQLSFVALLHAAGAQRIEWREELLTTEQPGTLAQAAAEQGLESVFSSPLELWVAGRAQPNADLAATLDRAQAFGSRWLKVSLGYFTDTNDLESLHALLNRHPVKLLVENDQTLHGGRIEPMQRFFTEVERLGLPVRMTFDIGNWQWQDQSALTAARLLGRHVDYLHCKAVARRPDGKLVALPPGATDLHLWEQLLTHMTQGITRAVEFPLQGDDLVQVTAQQVATLARLGQPRMENAHV; translated from the coding sequence ATGCATGAATACCCCGTCTCCATCAGCCTTTCCAGTTACGGCGCCGAGCTGGTCCGCCAGCAGGGCCAATTGAGTTTTGTCGCGCTATTGCACGCCGCAGGCGCCCAGCGCATCGAATGGCGTGAAGAACTGCTGACCACCGAACAACCCGGCACGCTGGCCCAGGCCGCTGCCGAGCAAGGCCTGGAATCGGTATTTTCCTCGCCCCTGGAACTCTGGGTGGCCGGCCGTGCCCAGCCCAATGCCGACCTCGCCGCTACCCTCGACCGCGCCCAGGCCTTCGGCTCGCGGTGGCTCAAAGTGTCCCTGGGTTACTTCACCGACACCAACGACCTCGAAAGCCTGCATGCCCTGCTCAATCGCCACCCGGTCAAGCTGCTGGTGGAAAACGACCAAACCCTGCACGGCGGTCGGATCGAGCCGATGCAACGGTTTTTCACCGAGGTCGAACGCCTGGGCCTGCCGGTCAGGATGACCTTCGACATCGGCAACTGGCAGTGGCAGGACCAATCCGCCCTCACCGCCGCGCGCCTGCTGGGTCGGCATGTGGACTACCTGCACTGCAAGGCCGTGGCCCGTCGCCCGGACGGCAAGCTGGTCGCGCTGCCGCCTGGCGCCACCGACCTGCATCTGTGGGAACAACTGCTCACGCACATGACCCAAGGTATTACCCGGGCAGTGGAATTCCCGCTGCAGGGCGATGACTTGGTTCAAGTCACCGCGCAACAGGTCGCCACCCTCGCCCGCCTTGGCCAACCCCGCATGGAGAATGCCCATGTCTGA
- a CDS encoding LacI family DNA-binding transcriptional regulator: MTSFSAAQRSRVTMLDVAERAGVSKASVSRFIGDDRALLSDAIALRIEQAIEQLGYRPNQMARGLKRGRTRLIGMLVADIRNPYSIAVMHGVETACRQHGYSLVVCNTDRDDEQERQHLAALRSYNIEGLIVNTLGHHLDELLELQREMPLVLVDRKVEPLRSDLVGLDNPAAVRMAVEHLEQQGYAEVLLVSEATDGTSSRLERLHSFKAEVARRPDMSGAVLELDDELEHHLRTFLAKPARKALFCANGVAALACTRALKVLGCNLFDDIGLIALDDLDWYPLVGTGITALAQPTEAIGASAFDCLLKRLRGDTAPTRTLDFLPQLIIRGSTQFPVGGGLPPIAVCQSAYL, from the coding sequence GTGACTTCATTTTCTGCCGCCCAGCGCAGCCGCGTGACCATGCTCGATGTAGCCGAGCGCGCTGGCGTGTCCAAGGCCAGCGTGTCGCGCTTTATCGGCGATGACCGCGCCCTGCTCTCTGACGCGATTGCCCTGCGCATCGAGCAAGCCATCGAACAGCTCGGCTATCGCCCCAACCAGATGGCCCGTGGCCTGAAACGCGGGCGCACGCGCCTGATCGGCATGTTGGTGGCCGATATCCGCAACCCCTATTCCATTGCCGTAATGCACGGCGTCGAAACCGCCTGCCGCCAGCACGGCTACAGCCTGGTGGTGTGCAACACCGACCGCGATGACGAGCAGGAGCGCCAGCACCTGGCGGCGCTGCGTTCGTACAACATTGAAGGGTTGATCGTGAACACCCTCGGCCATCACCTTGATGAGCTGCTGGAACTGCAACGGGAGATGCCGCTGGTGCTGGTGGACCGCAAGGTCGAGCCGCTGCGCAGCGACCTGGTGGGGCTGGATAACCCGGCGGCGGTGCGGATGGCGGTGGAGCATCTCGAGCAGCAGGGCTACGCCGAGGTATTGCTGGTGAGCGAAGCGACCGACGGCACCAGTTCTCGGCTGGAACGCCTGCACAGTTTCAAGGCTGAAGTCGCCAGGCGCCCAGACATGAGTGGCGCCGTGCTGGAGTTGGACGACGAGCTGGAACACCACCTGCGCACCTTCCTGGCCAAACCCGCGCGCAAGGCATTGTTCTGCGCCAACGGCGTGGCCGCGCTGGCCTGCACCCGGGCGCTCAAGGTGCTGGGCTGCAACCTGTTCGACGATATCGGCCTGATTGCCCTGGACGACCTGGACTGGTACCCACTGGTCGGCACTGGCATCACCGCCCTCGCCCAGCCGACCGAGGCAATCGGCGCCAGTGCGTTCGACTGCCTGCTCAAACGTCTGCGCGGTGATACAGCCCCCACGCGTACCCTGGACTTCCTGCCCCAACTGATTATCCGAGGCTCCACCCAATTCCCTGTGGGAGGGGGCTTGCCCCCGATTGCGGTCTGTCAGTCAGCTTATCTGTAG
- a CDS encoding sugar kinase, with amino-acid sequence MSEIDILSFGETMAMFVAEQTGDLAQVDHFHKRIAGADSNVAIGLSRLGFNVAWLSRVGHDSLGRFVVDTLASEGLDCRHVAVDPLHPTGFQLKSREDAGADPQVEYFRKGSAASHLSVSAITPALLQARHLHATGIPPALSEATRELSVELMTQMRKAGRSVSFDPNLRPSLWASESQMIREINALAGLADWVLPGLGEGRLLTGFDDPADIAAFYLDQGAEAVAIKLGPDGAYYRTQMDQGFVAAVRVDTVVDTVGAGDGFAVGMISALLENLSFPEAVQRGNWIGSRAVQSRGDMEGLPTRAELPSRSVA; translated from the coding sequence ATGTCTGAGATCGATATCCTGTCGTTTGGCGAAACCATGGCGATGTTTGTCGCCGAGCAGACCGGCGATCTGGCCCAGGTCGATCATTTTCACAAACGCATTGCCGGGGCCGACAGCAATGTCGCGATTGGCCTGTCGCGCCTGGGTTTCAATGTGGCGTGGTTGAGCCGTGTCGGTCATGACTCCCTCGGCCGCTTCGTGGTCGACACCCTGGCCAGCGAAGGCCTGGACTGTCGCCATGTGGCCGTCGACCCCTTGCATCCCACCGGCTTTCAACTCAAGTCCCGCGAAGACGCCGGCGCCGACCCTCAAGTGGAGTACTTCCGCAAAGGCTCGGCGGCCAGCCACTTGTCGGTTTCGGCGATCACGCCGGCGCTGCTGCAAGCCCGCCACCTGCACGCCACCGGGATTCCGCCGGCGTTGTCCGAGGCTACCCGCGAGCTGTCGGTGGAACTGATGACACAGATGCGCAAGGCCGGTCGCAGCGTGTCGTTCGACCCGAACCTGCGCCCGTCACTGTGGGCCAGCGAAAGCCAGATGATCCGCGAAATCAACGCATTGGCCGGCCTGGCTGACTGGGTATTGCCCGGCCTCGGCGAAGGTCGCCTGCTCACCGGCTTCGACGACCCGGCGGACATTGCCGCGTTCTACCTCGACCAGGGCGCCGAAGCCGTGGCGATCAAGCTCGGGCCCGATGGCGCGTATTACCGCACCCAGATGGACCAGGGTTTCGTTGCCGCTGTACGCGTGGACACGGTGGTCGACACCGTAGGCGCCGGCGATGGTTTTGCCGTGGGCATGATCAGCGCCCTGCTGGAAAATTTGAGTTTCCCCGAGGCGGTACAACGCGGCAACTGGATCGGCAGCCGCGCCGTACAAAGCCGCGGCGATATGGAAGGCCTGCCCACCCGCGCCGAATTACCCAGCCGATCCGTTGCTTGA
- a CDS encoding nucleobase:cation symporter-2 family protein has protein sequence MSDAQAPRPRYKSDLIYGLEDRPHFTAAIFAALQHVLASFVGIITPTLIVGGVLGLESEVPYLVSMALFVSGLGTFVQARTFGPIGSGLLCLQGTSFSFISVILSAGFMVKARGGGTDEILSTIFGICFFAAFIEVVLSQFIGKLRKLITPVVTGTIITLMGLSLIKVAVTDMAGGFGAGDLGAASNMGLAALVLLTIVVLNRFDNPFLRLGSIVIGLTLGFVVAWMLGRVDMSALPQVPLISVPVPFKYGFSFDWVAFIPVAVIFLISPLEAAGDLTANSMISQQPVKGPLYIKRIKSGLLADGLNSAMAATFNSLPMVTFAQNNGVIQLTGVASRYVAYFIAGLLVLLGLFPMIGAVLQLMPKPVLGGATLIMFGTVAVAGIKILAEAGLHRRNVLIVAISLGMGLGVAAVPEVLRDLPKALHNIFESPITVGAFCAILLNIFLPEEFIELHEDEFDPESSTLKVMQDPDVTKQ, from the coding sequence TTGTCTGACGCTCAAGCCCCCCGCCCGCGCTATAAATCCGACCTGATCTATGGCCTGGAAGACCGTCCGCACTTCACCGCGGCAATTTTTGCCGCCTTGCAGCATGTGCTGGCGAGCTTCGTCGGCATCATCACGCCGACCCTGATCGTCGGCGGCGTGCTGGGCCTGGAAAGCGAAGTGCCCTACCTGGTGAGCATGGCGCTGTTCGTCTCGGGGCTTGGCACCTTCGTGCAGGCGCGTACCTTCGGCCCCATCGGCTCGGGCCTGTTATGCCTGCAGGGCACCAGCTTCTCGTTTATCAGTGTGATTCTGAGCGCCGGGTTCATGGTCAAGGCCCGTGGCGGCGGCACCGATGAAATCCTCTCGACGATCTTTGGCATCTGCTTTTTCGCGGCGTTTATCGAAGTGGTGCTCAGCCAGTTCATCGGCAAGCTGCGCAAGCTGATTACGCCAGTGGTCACCGGCACCATCATCACCTTGATGGGCTTGTCGCTGATCAAAGTGGCGGTCACCGACATGGCCGGCGGCTTTGGCGCGGGCGACCTGGGCGCCGCCAGTAACATGGGCCTGGCGGCGCTGGTGCTGCTGACCATCGTGGTGCTCAACCGCTTTGACAACCCGTTCCTGCGCCTGGGTTCGATCGTGATCGGCCTGACCCTGGGCTTCGTCGTGGCGTGGATGCTGGGCCGTGTGGACATGAGCGCCCTGCCCCAGGTGCCGTTGATCAGCGTGCCGGTGCCGTTCAAGTACGGCTTCTCGTTCGACTGGGTGGCGTTTATCCCGGTGGCGGTGATCTTCCTGATTTCGCCGCTGGAGGCGGCCGGGGATCTGACCGCCAACTCGATGATTTCCCAGCAGCCGGTCAAGGGCCCGCTGTACATCAAGCGCATCAAGTCCGGCCTGCTGGCCGACGGGCTCAACTCGGCCATGGCAGCCACCTTCAACAGCCTGCCGATGGTGACGTTCGCCCAGAACAACGGCGTGATCCAGCTGACCGGCGTTGCCAGCCGCTACGTGGCCTACTTCATCGCCGGCCTGCTGGTGCTGCTGGGGCTGTTCCCGATGATCGGCGCGGTGCTGCAACTGATGCCCAAGCCGGTGCTGGGCGGCGCGACCCTGATCATGTTCGGCACCGTGGCCGTGGCGGGTATCAAGATCCTCGCCGAAGCCGGGCTGCATCGACGTAACGTATTGATCGTGGCGATTTCCCTGGGGATGGGCCTGGGCGTGGCCGCTGTGCCGGAAGTGCTGCGCGACCTGCCCAAGGCGCTGCACAACATCTTCGAGTCGCCGATCACCGTCGGCGCGTTCTGTGCCATCCTGCTGAACATTTTCCTGCCCGAAGAGTTCATAGAACTGCACGAAGATGAATTTGATCCGGAGTCCTCGACCCTCAAAGTCATGCAGGACCCGGACGTCACGAAACAGTAG
- a CDS encoding methyl-accepting chemotaxis protein, with protein MSLRHLNIAPRAFLGFAFIALLVVILGVFAVNRMTQMRQASMDMSANQLPSVTYLATVTENVLRLRILSFRVLVNREPASLQEAQVRMGVLADKVKTAQAGYAALPAGPEELTVYKAFSVTLDNYLKAQADMLALSEQGKVDDMRALINSRIKEGTDQMGEQLNKLIALNIADAKTADAEAGQSYEGAIAGVIGVSVAAALLTVLLAWLLTRSIVTPLRKAVEVAETIAAGNLSKTIEDDGKDEPARLLGALASMQTNLRQTIQHIAGSATQLASAAEELSAVTEEASRGLQQQNNEIDQAATAVNEMTAAVEEVARNAVSTSEASGQSNQAAREGRDRVVETVGAIQTMTQDVQNTAAMIEGLATQGRDIGKVLDVIRAIAEQTNLLALNAAIEAARAGEAGRGFAVVADEVRALAHRTAQSTQEIEKMVAGIQNGTGEAVQSMQQSNQRTQHTLELARAAGVSLEQITQSISLINERNLVIASASEEQAQVSREVDRNLVNIRDLATQSAAGANQTSAASHELSRLAVDLNGMVAKFVI; from the coding sequence ATGTCCCTCCGTCATCTGAATATTGCCCCTCGAGCATTTCTCGGTTTCGCCTTTATTGCGCTATTAGTGGTGATATTGGGCGTGTTTGCGGTCAACCGCATGACGCAAATGCGCCAAGCCTCGATGGACATGAGTGCGAACCAGCTACCCAGCGTGACGTACCTGGCGACCGTCACTGAAAACGTGTTGCGCCTGCGCATCCTGTCGTTTCGCGTGCTGGTCAATCGTGAGCCCGCCAGCCTGCAGGAAGCCCAGGTGCGCATGGGCGTGCTGGCCGACAAGGTCAAGACCGCCCAGGCCGGTTATGCCGCGTTGCCCGCAGGGCCGGAAGAGCTGACGGTCTACAAGGCCTTTAGCGTCACCCTGGACAATTACCTCAAGGCCCAGGCCGATATGTTGGCGCTGTCAGAGCAAGGCAAGGTCGATGACATGCGCGCGCTGATCAACAGCCGAATCAAGGAGGGCACCGACCAGATGGGCGAGCAGTTGAACAAGCTGATCGCCCTCAATATCGCCGACGCCAAGACTGCTGATGCCGAGGCCGGGCAAAGTTATGAGGGCGCGATTGCCGGTGTGATCGGGGTGTCCGTCGCCGCCGCACTGCTCACCGTGCTGCTCGCGTGGCTGTTGACCCGCAGCATTGTCACGCCGCTGCGCAAGGCTGTGGAAGTGGCCGAAACCATTGCCGCCGGCAACCTCAGCAAAACCATCGAAGACGATGGCAAGGACGAGCCGGCGCGCTTGCTCGGTGCGTTGGCGAGCATGCAAACCAATCTGCGCCAGACTATCCAGCATATCGCCGGTTCGGCCACGCAGCTGGCTTCGGCGGCGGAAGAACTGAGTGCGGTGACCGAAGAAGCCTCCCGTGGCCTGCAACAGCAGAACAACGAAATTGACCAGGCGGCAACGGCGGTCAATGAAATGACAGCGGCCGTGGAAGAGGTGGCGCGCAACGCGGTGTCCACCTCCGAGGCGTCCGGCCAGTCCAATCAGGCGGCACGGGAAGGCCGGGACCGGGTAGTTGAGACCGTCGGAGCGATCCAGACCATGACCCAGGACGTGCAAAACACGGCGGCGATGATCGAAGGGTTGGCGACGCAAGGGCGTGACATCGGCAAGGTGCTGGACGTGATCCGGGCGATTGCCGAGCAGACCAACCTGCTGGCGCTCAACGCCGCAATTGAAGCGGCGCGTGCCGGTGAAGCCGGGCGAGGCTTTGCGGTGGTCGCCGACGAAGTGCGGGCGCTGGCCCATCGCACGGCGCAGTCCACCCAGGAAATCGAGAAGATGGTCGCCGGCATCCAGAACGGTACCGGTGAAGCCGTGCAGTCCATGCAACAAAGCAATCAGCGCACCCAACACACCCTGGAGCTGGCCCGCGCCGCGGGTGTGTCGCTGGAACAGATCACCCAGTCGATCAGCCTGATCAACGAACGCAACCTGGTGATTGCCAGCGCTTCGGAAGAGCAGGCCCAGGTATCACGCGAGGTCGACCGCAACCTGGTGAATATCCGTGACCTGGCGACGCAGTCGGCGGCGGGCGCCAACCAGACCAGCGCGGCCAGCCATGAGTTGTCGCGGTTGGCGGTGGACTTGAATGGAATGGTGGCCAAGTTCGTTATCTGA
- a CDS encoding LEA type 2 family protein, with amino-acid sequence MRKLMVLSLLLLTLSACALFPQRDPVNINVVGIEPLQSQDLEVRFAVKLRVQNPNETAIDYNGVALDLEVNGRPLASGVSDQAGSIPRFSETVLMVPVSVSAFTVLRQTLGLSQTQSLNNLPYVLRGKLAGGLFGTMRFVERGTLDLPNTATW; translated from the coding sequence ATGCGCAAGCTCATGGTTCTATCGCTGTTGTTGCTGACCTTGAGCGCCTGCGCGCTGTTCCCCCAGCGCGACCCGGTCAACATCAATGTGGTGGGCATCGAACCGCTGCAAAGCCAGGACCTGGAAGTGCGCTTCGCCGTGAAACTGCGGGTGCAGAATCCCAATGAAACGGCGATCGACTACAACGGCGTGGCCCTGGACCTGGAGGTCAACGGCCGGCCACTGGCCTCGGGCGTGAGCGACCAGGCCGGCAGTATCCCGAGGTTTTCCGAGACCGTGCTGATGGTGCCGGTCAGCGTTTCGGCGTTTACCGTGTTGCGCCAGACCCTGGGCCTGAGCCAGACCCAAAGCTTGAACAACCTGCCGTATGTACTGCGCGGCAAGCTGGCGGGCGGGCTGTTTGGCACGATGCGCTTTGTCGAGCGTGGCACGCTGGATTTGCCCAACACCGCCACCTGGTGA
- a CDS encoding NAD(P)-dependent oxidoreductase — translation MKKSVVLYKKLSAPLMARLHGQVDVTLIDALDETGLARLREALPNAHGLLGASLRLDARLLDLAPHLEAVASVSVGVDNYDIDYLTQRGILLSNTPDVLTETTADTGFALILATARRVVELADMVRAGQWNKNIGPAHFGSDVHGKTLGIIGMGRIGEALAQRGHFGFGMPVIYHSHSPKPAVQARFGAQYRSLPALLEEADFVCLTLPLTAETEKLIGAEEFALMGPETIFINISRGKVVDEAALVEALQQRTIRAAGLDVFEKEPLDHASPLLRLNNVVATPHIGSATHETREAMAKCAVDNLLQALSGERPQNLVNPGAWKQ, via the coding sequence ATGAAAAAATCCGTGGTTCTCTACAAGAAACTCTCCGCGCCGCTGATGGCGCGCCTGCATGGGCAGGTCGACGTGACCCTCATCGACGCACTCGACGAAACCGGCCTGGCCCGACTGCGCGAAGCCCTGCCCAACGCCCACGGCCTGCTGGGCGCCAGCCTGCGCCTGGACGCCAGGCTGCTCGACCTTGCGCCACACCTGGAGGCGGTAGCGAGCGTCTCGGTGGGCGTGGACAACTACGATATCGACTACCTTACCCAGCGCGGCATCCTGCTCAGCAACACCCCGGATGTGCTCACCGAAACCACCGCCGACACCGGCTTCGCGTTGATCCTGGCCACCGCCCGGCGCGTGGTGGAACTGGCCGACATGGTGCGCGCCGGCCAGTGGAACAAGAACATCGGCCCGGCGCATTTCGGCAGCGACGTGCACGGCAAGACCCTGGGGATCATCGGCATGGGCCGCATCGGCGAAGCCTTGGCGCAACGCGGGCACTTTGGCTTCGGCATGCCGGTGATCTACCACAGCCACTCGCCCAAGCCGGCGGTGCAAGCACGCTTTGGCGCGCAGTACCGCAGCTTGCCGGCGTTGCTTGAAGAGGCCGATTTTGTCTGCCTGACCTTGCCCTTGACGGCTGAAACCGAAAAGCTGATTGGCGCTGAAGAGTTTGCGTTGATGGGGCCGGAAACGATCTTTATCAATATTTCCCGGGGCAAGGTAGTGGATGAGGCTGCGCTGGTCGAGGCGTTGCAGCAACGCACTATTCGTGCGGCGGGGTTGGATGTGTTCGAGAAAGAACCGCTGGATCACGCATCGCCGCTGCTGCGCTTGAACAACGTGGTGGCGACACCGCATATCGGCTCGGCGACCCATGAGACACGGGAGGCGATGGCCAAGTGTGCGGTGGATAATCTGCTGCAAGCGTTATCAGGCGAGCGCCCGCAAAACCTGGTAAACCCAGGCGCCTGGAAGCAATAA
- a CDS encoding MFS transporter, producing METVKLATRRWWYIMPIVFITYSLAYLDRANYGFAAASGMAEDLMITPGMSSLLGALFFLGYFFFQVPGAIYAQKRSVKKLIFVSLILWGGLATLTGVVSNAYMLIAIRFMLGVVEAAVMPAMLVYLCHWFTRAERSRANTFLILGNPVTMLWMSVVSGYLVQHFSWRWMFIIEGLPAVLWAFIWWKLADERPKDAKWLSDSEKQSLESALAAEQVGIKAVKNYGEAFRSPKVIILALQFFCWSIGVYGFVLWLPSILKAGLKMDMVEAGWLSALPYLAAVIGMLVVSWGSDKLQKRKRFVWPPLLIASIAFYASYALGAEHFWWSYILLVIAGACMYAPYGPFFAIVPEILPANVAGGAMALINSMGALGSFGGSYLVGYLNSSTGSPGASYLLMSGALMLSVVLTIFLKPGASDRVRAPAATLEMKANS from the coding sequence ATGGAAACCGTGAAACTCGCCACCCGCCGTTGGTGGTACATCATGCCCATCGTGTTTATCACCTACAGCCTGGCGTACCTGGACCGCGCCAACTACGGCTTCGCCGCCGCCTCCGGGATGGCCGAAGACCTGATGATCACTCCGGGCATGTCGTCCCTGCTCGGCGCGCTGTTTTTCCTTGGCTACTTTTTCTTCCAGGTGCCAGGGGCGATCTACGCGCAAAAGCGCAGCGTCAAGAAACTCATTTTCGTCAGCCTGATCCTGTGGGGTGGCCTGGCCACCCTGACCGGCGTGGTCTCCAATGCCTACATGCTGATCGCCATACGCTTCATGCTCGGGGTGGTCGAAGCCGCCGTGATGCCGGCGATGCTGGTGTACCTGTGCCACTGGTTCACCCGTGCGGAACGCTCGCGGGCCAATACTTTCCTGATCCTCGGCAACCCGGTGACCATGCTGTGGATGTCGGTGGTCTCGGGCTATCTGGTGCAGCATTTCAGCTGGCGCTGGATGTTTATCATCGAGGGCTTGCCGGCGGTGCTCTGGGCGTTTATCTGGTGGAAGCTGGCCGATGAGCGCCCCAAGGACGCCAAGTGGCTGAGCGACAGTGAGAAGCAGAGCCTGGAAAGCGCCCTCGCCGCCGAACAGGTGGGCATCAAGGCGGTGAAAAATTATGGTGAAGCGTTCCGCTCGCCGAAGGTGATCATCCTTGCGCTGCAGTTTTTTTGCTGGAGCATTGGCGTGTATGGCTTCGTGCTGTGGCTGCCGTCGATCCTCAAGGCCGGCTTGAAGATGGACATGGTCGAGGCCGGCTGGCTGTCAGCTTTGCCTTACCTCGCAGCGGTGATCGGTATGCTGGTGGTGTCCTGGGGCTCGGACAAGCTGCAAAAGCGCAAGCGCTTCGTCTGGCCGCCGCTGTTGATTGCCTCTATTGCGTTTTATGCGTCCTACGCCCTCGGTGCCGAGCATTTCTGGTGGTCCTACATCCTGCTGGTGATCGCCGGCGCGTGCATGTACGCGCCGTATGGTCCGTTCTTCGCCATCGTCCCGGAAATCCTGCCGGCCAACGTCGCTGGCGGCGCCATGGCGCTGATCAACAGCATGGGCGCGCTGGGCTCGTTCGGCGGTTCGTACCTGGTGGGTTACCTCAATAGCAGCACCGGTTCACCGGGCGCTTCGTACCTGCTGATGAGCGGTGCATTGATGCTGTCGGTGGTGCTGACGATTTTCCTCAAGCCCGGCGCCAGCGACCGTGTACGCGCGCCCGCGGCTACCCTCGAAATGAAGGCCAATTCCTGA
- a CDS encoding AraC family transcriptional regulator, with the protein MAAHNWIDLSQDADTGIETLRAHFEGHAYDPHWHDSYLIGVTEQGVQQFNCRRTRHNSVPGQVFLLEPGELHDGDAPTADGFTYHMLYLDPNWLTREVSAVFNEAPVNSQLSFASTLASDPRLALATTRAFQTLHSGEMRIVRQQAMDQLLERLTGQLHWRTRYREDPRLPAVAHKAREYLHAHLHHDVGMDELALACGVDRFRLSRAFKSAFGLPPHAYLVQLRLARARHLLANGEQPVEVASALGFADQSHLGRWFVRAYGLTPAAYRKRCSNLPDRAPAGL; encoded by the coding sequence ATGGCTGCGCACAATTGGATCGACCTGTCCCAGGACGCCGACACCGGCATCGAGACCCTGCGCGCGCACTTCGAAGGCCATGCCTACGATCCGCACTGGCACGACAGCTACCTGATCGGCGTCACCGAGCAAGGCGTGCAGCAATTCAATTGCCGGCGTACCCGACATAACAGCGTCCCCGGCCAGGTGTTCTTGCTGGAACCCGGCGAATTGCACGACGGCGACGCGCCCACGGCCGACGGTTTTACCTACCATATGCTCTACCTCGACCCGAACTGGTTGACCCGCGAAGTGAGCGCGGTGTTCAACGAGGCTCCCGTCAACAGTCAACTAAGCTTCGCCAGCACCCTGGCCAGCGACCCGCGCCTGGCACTTGCCACCACCCGCGCCTTCCAGACCCTGCACAGCGGCGAGATGCGCATCGTGCGCCAACAGGCCATGGACCAGTTGCTTGAACGCCTCACCGGGCAACTTCATTGGCGCACTCGCTACCGCGAAGACCCACGCCTGCCAGCCGTGGCCCACAAGGCCCGCGAATATCTGCACGCCCACCTGCATCACGACGTAGGCATGGATGAACTGGCGCTGGCCTGTGGCGTGGACCGCTTTCGCCTGAGCCGCGCGTTCAAAAGCGCGTTCGGCCTGCCACCCCACGCCTACCTGGTGCAGCTGCGCCTGGCCCGCGCCCGGCATCTACTGGCCAACGGCGAGCAACCCGTCGAGGTTGCGAGTGCCTTGGGGTTTGCCGACCAGAGTCATCTGGGCCGCTGGTTTGTGCGCGCGTATGGGTTGACGCCCGCCGCCTACCGCAAACGTTGCTCAAATCTTCCAGACAGGGCACCCGCAGGCTTGTGA